A genomic window from Carboxydothermus pertinax includes:
- a CDS encoding DUF3189 family protein encodes MKIIYHCYGGAHSSVVMAAIHLGHLPMERIPSSYEIMNMPLYEKQEGEEHGAFFYCGRDEFGNDVYVLGRRSLNLVVEPVLKYLATKFAEKILVVNAVTYVNLPMKIGGFLSRRLKLIFLGRPLVLWGTRKTYHKFTAEVKKIKEKFNVNSSLP; translated from the coding sequence ATGAAAATAATTTATCACTGTTATGGCGGTGCCCATTCGTCGGTAGTTATGGCGGCGATTCACTTGGGACATTTGCCGATGGAGCGAATTCCTTCAAGTTACGAAATTATGAATATGCCCCTCTATGAAAAACAGGAAGGGGAAGAACACGGAGCTTTTTTTTACTGTGGTCGAGATGAATTTGGTAATGACGTATATGTGTTAGGACGCAGGTCGCTTAATTTAGTTGTGGAGCCAGTATTAAAATACCTTGCTACAAAGTTTGCGGAAAAGATACTGGTAGTAAATGCTGTGACGTATGTAAATCTTCCCATGAAGATTGGAGGTTTTTTATCAAGAAGATTAAAACTTATTTTTTTAGGCCGTCCGCTTGTTCTTTGGGGGACACGTAAAACCTATCACAAATTTACCGCCGAAGTAAAAAAAATCAAGGAGAAATTCAATGTTAATTCTTCTTTGCCGTAG